From the Teredinibacter turnerae T7901 genome, one window contains:
- a CDS encoding ExbD/TolR family protein, whose translation MSRKIKAEEETGAIDLTPMLDVVFIMLIFFIVTASFIKEPGIQVNRPDATTAALKKNANILIAINDQNEIWINKNEVDIRQVKTQIQLLLAENPKGAVVIQADKDSNIKTLTEVTQKAREAGVGDVSVSAENR comes from the coding sequence ATGAGCAGGAAAATCAAAGCAGAAGAAGAAACGGGGGCGATTGACTTAACCCCGATGCTCGACGTGGTATTTATCATGTTGATCTTCTTCATCGTGACTGCATCGTTTATTAAAGAGCCTGGGATTCAGGTAAATCGCCCGGATGCGACTACCGCCGCCTTGAAGAAAAATGCCAACATCCTGATTGCAATTAACGACCAGAATGAAATTTGGATTAACAAAAACGAAGTCGATATTCGTCAGGTTAAGACTCAAATTCAGTTGTTGTTAGCAGAAAATCCCAAGGGAGCGGTAGTTATTCAGGCGGATAAAGATTCAAACATTAAAACGCTGACAGAAGTGACTCAAAAGGCCCGCGAAGCGGGTGTTGGGGATGTCTCTGTCTCCGCAGAAAACAGGTAG
- a CDS encoding DUF3450 domain-containing protein gives MKKQRIKAVALTTVLSAGALLVGTAHADKTLDAIMQVGQAKTTAGVQSQKKIDKLAEETSDLLQKYKTVNKEIEGLRVYNSQLEKQLASQLKVLEDLNTSIDQVTVIERQIQPLILRMLEGLEQFVNLDVPFHMEERLKRVETLRDNQDRADISVAEKFRQVLEAYNIEAEYGRKIDTYVDTLEVGGQERQVNILAVGRIALMYQTTDTKLSGAWDQRQRAWVELDAGAYRAAILKGIRIAKKQASIDVMELPILAPEAAQ, from the coding sequence ATGAAGAAGCAGCGAATCAAAGCTGTGGCTCTAACCACAGTTCTTTCTGCTGGCGCGCTCCTGGTTGGCACCGCCCACGCAGATAAAACCCTGGACGCGATCATGCAGGTTGGTCAAGCTAAGACCACTGCAGGCGTTCAATCGCAGAAGAAAATCGACAAGTTGGCCGAGGAAACTTCTGACCTGTTACAAAAGTACAAAACAGTCAACAAAGAAATCGAAGGCCTGCGCGTTTACAACAGCCAGCTGGAAAAGCAGTTGGCCAGCCAGCTCAAAGTACTTGAAGATCTGAACACTTCTATTGATCAGGTCACGGTGATCGAACGTCAAATTCAGCCCCTCATCCTGCGTATGCTCGAAGGTCTTGAGCAGTTCGTAAACTTGGACGTACCTTTCCACATGGAAGAGCGTCTGAAGCGTGTTGAGACACTGCGCGACAACCAGGACCGCGCTGACATCTCAGTTGCTGAGAAATTCCGTCAGGTGCTTGAAGCCTACAACATCGAAGCAGAATACGGCCGTAAGATCGACACCTATGTCGACACCCTTGAAGTGGGTGGTCAAGAGCGTCAGGTAAATATTCTGGCTGTTGGCCGCATCGCTCTGATGTATCAAACAACCGACACCAAACTGTCCGGAGCCTGGGATCAGCGTCAACGCGCCTGGGTTGAGTTGGACGCAGGTGCCTACCGCGCGGCCATCCTCAAAGGCATTCGCATTGCTAAGAAGCAAGCGTCTATTGATGTTATGGAGTTGCCAATTCTGGCTCCGGAGGCTGCACAATGA
- a CDS encoding MotA/TolQ/ExbB proton channel family protein — translation MKMNLKKAIVAVAAAGAIALSGSVMAQDKAASLDELLQMVKNSQIAENKENRQREAQFRKQRANQANMLAQAEATKKAEEDRSARLEQQHKEREQDVQAARQQLDDRLGSLKELFGHLTSTAGDLRAALDSSIVSVQYPGRTQFISELIEKMNSETKLPSIEEIERLWYELQRETVEGGKVVKFNSVVSDPAGNKAEREVVRIGNYNLLSDGKYLTYDVKSGSLNELPRQPGDHMKGAAAIQQATSGFTKVGIDPTGPAGGTLLSALINSPSIVERWHQGKLVGYIITGVGVFAILLALFRFVVLSAMGAKVSRQLKSNTASTDNPLGRVLKVAEENKGADTETLELKLEEATLKELPRIESGLNLLKIISMVAPLLGLLGTVTGMIVTFQAITIYGAGDPKAMAGGISGALVTTVLGLCVAIPTVLLHTFLNGKAKRIVHVLEEESAGLIAEKSESK, via the coding sequence ATGAAAATGAATCTTAAAAAAGCAATAGTGGCTGTTGCCGCTGCTGGTGCAATTGCGCTGTCTGGTTCTGTAATGGCACAAGACAAGGCTGCATCTCTCGACGAACTTCTGCAAATGGTTAAAAACAGCCAGATCGCAGAGAACAAAGAAAATCGTCAACGCGAAGCACAATTCCGTAAGCAACGTGCTAACCAGGCCAACATGCTGGCTCAGGCTGAAGCCACCAAAAAAGCTGAAGAAGACCGCTCTGCGCGTCTGGAGCAACAGCACAAAGAGCGTGAGCAGGACGTACAAGCTGCTCGTCAACAACTGGATGACCGTCTGGGTTCGCTGAAAGAACTGTTTGGTCACCTGACCTCTACTGCGGGCGACCTGCGCGCAGCGTTGGATTCTTCGATCGTGAGCGTTCAGTACCCCGGACGCACACAGTTCATCTCTGAGCTGATCGAGAAGATGAACAGCGAAACCAAACTGCCTTCTATCGAAGAAATCGAGCGTCTGTGGTACGAGCTACAGCGTGAAACCGTTGAAGGTGGCAAAGTTGTTAAATTTAACTCCGTTGTCTCCGATCCTGCAGGTAACAAAGCTGAGCGTGAAGTTGTGCGCATCGGTAATTACAACCTGCTCTCAGACGGTAAATACCTGACTTACGACGTGAAAAGCGGCAGTCTCAACGAATTGCCTCGCCAACCAGGCGACCACATGAAAGGCGCTGCAGCTATTCAACAGGCAACCAGCGGCTTCACTAAAGTGGGTATCGACCCAACAGGTCCTGCTGGCGGAACCCTGCTTTCTGCGTTGATCAACAGTCCTTCCATTGTTGAGCGCTGGCACCAAGGTAAGCTGGTGGGCTACATCATCACTGGCGTTGGTGTGTTCGCGATTCTGCTGGCATTGTTCCGTTTCGTTGTACTGAGTGCTATGGGCGCGAAAGTTAGTCGTCAGTTGAAATCAAATACTGCGTCTACCGACAACCCACTGGGTCGCGTACTGAAAGTTGCCGAAGAGAACAAAGGCGCAGACACCGAAACTCTGGAGCTGAAACTCGAAGAAGCAACTCTGAAAGAGCTGCCGCGCATCGAATCCGGCTTGAACCTGCTGAAAATCATCTCGATGGTTGCGCCACTGCTGGGTCTGCTGGGTACGGTTACCGGTATGATCGTGACCTTCCAGGCGATTACCATTTACGGTGCTGGCGATCCTAAAGCAATGGCTGGCGGTATTTCCGGTGCACTGGTAACTACCGTACTGGGTCTGTGTGTTGCTATCCCAACGGTACTTCTCCATACCTTCCTGAACGGTAAAGCCAAGCGCATCGTTCATGTTCTTGAAGAAGAAAGTGCTGGTTTGATCGCTGAGAAATCAGAGAGCAAGTAA
- the ptsP gene encoding phosphoenolpyruvate--protein phosphotransferase produces MLNSLRSIVQEVNAAADLNSVLEIIVTRVKQAMKTEVCSVYLRDNERQFVLMATEGLHKSAVRRVKLSEKEGLVGHVASREEPLNLDDAESHPRYQYFPETGEERFSSFLGVPIIHHRQILGVLVIQQREKRKFDEGEEAFLVTMSAQLAAVIAHAEATGALRGMGKKTEVRFNGVPGASGVAIGVCVVASPVADLNSVPCQTCESVDAELEFFQQGLSLVRADVRRLASELESRLNREERVLFDAYIGMLEDTSLAQEVTEKISQGFAAPYAWSSVILEHVKTFSSMHDPYLRERASDVRDLGCRVLACLQESSRKERVYPDNTILVGEDLSASVLAEVPPGKLAGIVSTRGSSNSHIAILARSIGIPTVMGAVDLPFTHLDGRELIVDGYRGSVYSDPSDGLRAQYQVIVDEDVQLVAGLEALKDLPCETVDHHRVALWVNTGLMADAMISLERGAEGVGLYRTEIPFMLRDRFPSEEEQRQTYRDQLQAFAPHTVTMRTLDVGGDKSLPYFPIEEENPFLGWRGIRVTLDHPEIFLVQIRAMLKASEGLNNLRIMVPMVSNVAELEIAQMLLYRAYDELLEEGFQIEMPPFGVMIEVPGAVYQAKDFAARVDFLSVGSNDLTQYLLAVDRNNPRVADLYHSLHPAVLRALRAIVVDSHSQGVPVSICGELAGDPAAALLLMAMGYDVLSMSATNLLKVKSVVRSVTLEQAERLLSEVMRLPDTESINRVIDATFRNTGLTRIVRPLGDDT; encoded by the coding sequence ATGCTGAATTCGTTGCGCAGTATTGTCCAGGAGGTCAACGCCGCTGCGGATCTGAATTCAGTGTTGGAAATCATTGTTACCCGGGTTAAGCAGGCGATGAAAACCGAAGTTTGTTCGGTTTATCTGCGCGACAACGAGCGTCAGTTCGTGTTGATGGCGACGGAAGGTCTGCACAAGAGTGCGGTGCGCCGGGTAAAGCTTTCTGAGAAAGAGGGTTTGGTGGGGCATGTCGCATCCCGCGAAGAACCGCTCAACCTCGACGATGCGGAGAGTCATCCGCGCTACCAGTATTTTCCTGAAACCGGTGAAGAGCGCTTCAGCTCCTTTCTCGGTGTGCCCATTATTCATCACCGCCAGATTCTCGGCGTACTGGTGATCCAGCAGCGCGAAAAACGCAAGTTCGATGAAGGTGAGGAAGCATTTCTGGTCACTATGTCGGCACAGCTTGCTGCGGTAATTGCCCATGCGGAAGCCACCGGCGCTTTGCGCGGGATGGGTAAAAAAACCGAGGTGCGCTTCAACGGCGTACCGGGGGCGTCCGGCGTCGCGATCGGCGTCTGCGTGGTGGCTTCGCCAGTTGCCGATCTCAATTCGGTGCCATGTCAAACCTGTGAGTCCGTCGATGCTGAGCTGGAGTTTTTTCAGCAGGGGCTGTCACTGGTGCGCGCCGATGTGCGGCGTCTGGCCAGCGAATTGGAAAGTCGCTTAAACCGGGAAGAACGGGTGTTGTTTGACGCCTATATCGGCATGTTGGAAGACACTTCGCTGGCCCAGGAAGTTACCGAAAAGATATCCCAGGGCTTTGCTGCGCCCTACGCCTGGAGCTCGGTTATTCTCGAGCACGTAAAAACGTTTTCAAGCATGCACGATCCCTATTTGCGCGAGCGCGCCTCGGATGTGCGGGATCTCGGCTGCCGGGTGCTTGCCTGTTTGCAGGAGTCGTCGCGCAAAGAGCGGGTCTATCCGGATAATACCATCCTTGTCGGGGAAGATCTGTCTGCATCTGTGCTGGCGGAAGTGCCGCCAGGCAAGCTTGCGGGGATTGTATCGACGCGCGGCTCCAGTAACTCACATATCGCGATCCTTGCGCGTTCTATCGGGATTCCCACAGTGATGGGCGCGGTGGATCTCCCGTTTACTCATCTGGACGGGCGCGAGCTGATCGTCGATGGCTATCGCGGCTCTGTGTACAGCGACCCTAGCGATGGCCTGCGCGCCCAGTATCAGGTTATTGTAGATGAGGACGTGCAACTGGTTGCAGGCCTCGAAGCGCTCAAAGATCTGCCCTGCGAAACCGTGGATCACCATCGGGTGGCTCTGTGGGTCAACACTGGTTTGATGGCCGATGCAATGATTTCCCTGGAGCGGGGCGCCGAAGGGGTAGGCCTCTACCGCACCGAAATACCGTTTATGTTGCGCGACCGTTTTCCCAGCGAGGAAGAGCAGCGGCAAACCTACCGCGATCAACTACAGGCATTTGCGCCGCATACGGTCACTATGCGCACGCTCGATGTGGGTGGCGATAAATCCCTGCCGTATTTCCCCATCGAAGAGGAAAACCCGTTTCTGGGCTGGCGCGGCATTCGCGTAACGCTGGATCACCCGGAAATATTTTTGGTGCAGATTCGCGCGATGCTCAAAGCCAGTGAGGGTTTGAACAACCTGCGCATCATGGTGCCGATGGTGAGCAACGTCGCCGAACTGGAAATCGCGCAAATGCTGCTTTATCGCGCTTACGACGAGTTGCTGGAGGAGGGGTTTCAAATCGAAATGCCGCCGTTTGGGGTTATGATCGAAGTTCCCGGCGCGGTATACCAGGCGAAAGATTTTGCCGCACGCGTCGATTTTCTCTCCGTAGGTTCTAACGATCTAACACAGTATTTGCTTGCGGTGGATCGCAATAATCCGCGCGTCGCCGATTTGTATCACTCATTACACCCCGCGGTGTTGCGGGCTTTGCGAGCGATCGTAGTGGACTCCCACAGTCAGGGGGTGCCGGTGAGTATCTGTGGTGAGCTGGCTGGCGATCCGGCGGCCGCGCTCCTGCTAATGGCAATGGGATACGATGTGCTGTCCATGAGTGCCACCAATTTGCTCAAGGTAAAATCGGTGGTGCGCAGTGTGACTCTGGAGCAGGCGGAGCGCTTATTGAGCGAAGTGATGCGGCTGCCGGATACCGAGTCTATCAACCGGGTTATCGACGCAACCTTCCGCAATACCGGTCTTACCCGTATTGTTCGCCCGCTTGGGGATGACACCTGA
- a CDS encoding thymidylate synthase: MKQYLELMRHVRDNGVRKEDRTGTGTVSVFGYQMRFDLSQGFPLVTTKKCHLKSIIHELLWFLNGETNIAYLNNNGVKIWDAWATESGDLGPIYGAQWRSWPAQNGETLDQISQLIEQIKHKPDSRRLIISAWNPALLPDESISPQDNVRNGKMALPPCHTLFQFYVLEGRLSCQLYQRSADIFLGVPFNIASYALLTMMIAQVTGLAPGDFVHTFGDAHLYLNHLEQVDTQLQRQPLPLPTMAINPAVKDIFGFCFDDFELQNYQAHPHIAAPISV, from the coding sequence GTGAAGCAATATCTTGAGTTAATGCGACACGTTCGCGATAACGGTGTACGAAAAGAAGACAGAACCGGCACCGGAACAGTCAGCGTTTTCGGTTATCAAATGCGGTTTGATTTAAGTCAGGGCTTTCCCCTGGTGACTACGAAAAAATGCCACCTTAAATCGATAATACATGAACTGCTGTGGTTTCTGAACGGCGAAACCAACATCGCGTATTTAAATAATAACGGTGTAAAAATTTGGGATGCCTGGGCGACAGAGTCCGGTGATCTGGGCCCGATTTACGGTGCGCAATGGCGCAGCTGGCCCGCGCAGAATGGAGAAACGCTCGATCAAATCAGTCAGTTAATCGAGCAAATAAAACATAAGCCCGATTCTCGCAGACTCATTATTTCAGCTTGGAATCCCGCACTTCTGCCGGACGAATCAATCTCGCCGCAGGACAATGTGCGCAACGGAAAAATGGCGTTGCCACCGTGCCACACGCTTTTTCAATTTTATGTTTTGGAAGGCAGGCTTTCCTGTCAGTTGTACCAGCGCAGTGCCGATATATTTTTAGGTGTTCCATTCAATATTGCTTCCTACGCACTTTTGACCATGATGATCGCGCAGGTCACTGGACTGGCACCAGGGGATTTTGTCCATACTTTTGGCGATGCCCATCTCTACCTCAACCACCTGGAACAGGTAGATACACAGTTACAACGGCAACCTTTGCCTCTGCCGACTATGGCGATTAACCCGGCGGTCAAGGATATTTTTGGCTTTTGCTTCGACGATTTCGAACTTCAGAACTACCAGGCGCACCCGCATATTGCAGCGCCGATTTCGGTGTAG
- a CDS encoding RNA pyrophosphohydrolase has product MIDTDGFRPNVGIILADGSGRVLWARRVGGQDAWQFPQGGIKESESAEQALYRELQEEVGLKAEDVEILAVTQGWLRYRLPQKLVRQKEPRCVGQKQKWFLLKMLAEDSAVDLIGGGPPEFDEWRWVSYWYPLSKVVSFKREVYRRALKELVAPHNSLLSGLPLVDGESLC; this is encoded by the coding sequence GTGATCGACACCGACGGATTCCGCCCCAACGTGGGAATTATTCTGGCTGACGGCAGCGGCCGGGTGCTGTGGGCGCGTCGCGTTGGCGGACAGGATGCCTGGCAATTTCCACAGGGTGGGATCAAAGAATCCGAGTCGGCAGAGCAGGCCCTCTATCGAGAGTTACAGGAAGAGGTGGGTCTTAAGGCCGAGGATGTTGAAATCCTCGCGGTCACTCAGGGGTGGTTGCGTTATCGTCTGCCGCAGAAGCTGGTTCGGCAAAAAGAGCCGCGATGTGTTGGTCAAAAACAAAAATGGTTTTTGTTAAAAATGCTGGCTGAAGATTCCGCTGTCGACCTGATCGGCGGCGGCCCGCCGGAGTTTGATGAGTGGCGCTGGGTGAGCTATTGGTATCCGCTGTCCAAAGTGGTTTCGTTTAAACGAGAAGTCTACCGCCGTGCGCTCAAGGAACTGGTAGCGCCGCACAACAGCCTGCTGAGCGGTTTGCCGCTGGTAGATGGGGAGTCGCTATGCTGA
- the lgt gene encoding prolipoprotein diacylglyceryl transferase, with protein MLKYPEIDPVALSLGSVTVFGKTINLPDIHWYGLMYLFGFILCWAVGTYRAGKPHNVVHKSWLEDLVFYVAMGVVLGGRCGYVFFYNFGAFLDDPLWLFRVWEGGMSFHGGLLGVILAMMLYARKMQVRFLDLMDFVAPLVPIGLGLGRIGNFIGQELWGRVTTLPIGMVFPKDPGVARHPSQLYQAALEGLVLFAVLFWFSSKPRPRAAVASLFLILYGCFRFAVEFVREPDAHIGFDMFGWLTRGQELSLPMIIIGALIFFYAYRHPAYAEKAPDPRANGSKKG; from the coding sequence ATGCTTAAGTACCCGGAAATCGATCCCGTCGCACTCTCTCTCGGCTCCGTTACCGTCTTCGGAAAAACCATCAACCTGCCGGATATTCACTGGTACGGTTTGATGTATTTGTTCGGCTTTATTCTGTGCTGGGCGGTCGGTACCTATCGTGCAGGTAAGCCGCACAATGTCGTGCATAAGTCGTGGCTCGAAGATCTGGTGTTTTACGTGGCCATGGGGGTGGTACTTGGTGGCCGTTGTGGCTATGTGTTCTTCTACAATTTTGGCGCCTTTCTGGATGACCCACTGTGGCTGTTCCGGGTTTGGGAAGGCGGAATGTCATTTCATGGCGGGTTGCTTGGTGTGATCCTGGCGATGATGCTCTACGCGCGAAAAATGCAGGTCCGATTTCTCGATCTTATGGACTTTGTCGCGCCGCTTGTGCCTATTGGGCTAGGCTTAGGGCGGATCGGTAATTTCATCGGGCAAGAACTCTGGGGCCGCGTGACGACCTTGCCGATTGGCATGGTGTTTCCGAAAGACCCGGGAGTGGCCCGCCATCCATCGCAGCTGTATCAGGCAGCCCTCGAAGGCTTGGTGTTGTTCGCAGTGCTGTTTTGGTTTTCATCCAAGCCGCGACCGCGCGCTGCGGTGGCGTCACTGTTTTTGATTTTGTACGGCTGTTTCCGCTTTGCTGTGGAGTTTGTGCGCGAACCGGACGCTCATATCGGATTTGATATGTTCGGCTGGCTGACGCGTGGACAAGAGCTGAGTTTGCCGATGATTATTATCGGTGCGCTGATTTTCTTCTATGCTTACAGGCACCCCGCGTATGCGGAAAAAGCGCCTGATCCGCGCGCGAACGGCTCTAAAAAAGGTTAA
- a CDS encoding MotA/TolQ/ExbB proton channel family protein, whose translation MLAMMEALAAIKAFVASGGPILYWIAALAFAMWTLIFERLWFYKGSLGKIKAQTVELWEARGERKSWNSRQIRKALISRAASKINQNLDLLGTMVTLCPLLGLLGTVTGMIEVFNVLAVTGGGDAKSMASGVSRATIPTMAGMVAALSGVFGTTLINRIAERENHMLEDQLTMDH comes from the coding sequence ATGCTGGCAATGATGGAAGCACTCGCAGCCATTAAAGCCTTTGTTGCTTCCGGTGGTCCTATTCTCTACTGGATTGCAGCACTGGCATTCGCCATGTGGACATTAATCTTCGAGCGTCTCTGGTTTTACAAAGGGTCTCTGGGCAAGATTAAAGCCCAGACCGTCGAGCTCTGGGAAGCGCGCGGTGAGCGCAAGTCCTGGAACTCACGACAAATCCGTAAAGCACTTATTTCTCGCGCAGCTAGCAAAATCAACCAAAACCTCGACCTGCTGGGAACCATGGTCACCCTCTGCCCGCTTCTGGGTCTGTTGGGTACAGTTACCGGTATGATCGAAGTGTTTAATGTGCTCGCAGTAACCGGCGGTGGTGATGCAAAATCCATGGCCTCCGGTGTATCCCGGGCAACCATTCCTACCATGGCGGGCATGGTAGCAGCACTTTCCGGTGTGTTTGGTACAACGTTGATTAACCGTATCGCTGAACGCGAAAATCACATGCTCGAAGACCAATTAACGATGGATCACTAG
- the folA gene encoding type 3 dihydrofolate reductase codes for MTVSDEISIALVVGVAANGVIGRDNGLPWRLPKDLAYFKRVTMGHPIVMGRKTFDSIGRPLPGRTNIVVTRNPTWQAEGVDVCHSLEDALVLARDVATQTQVKQIMVIGGAEFYRQMLPQADRLYLTEVHADVVGDAYFPEFDRSRWQQLSAERHEADSGNPYAYSFLVLERR; via the coding sequence ATGACCGTGAGTGACGAAATTAGTATTGCGCTGGTTGTCGGGGTTGCCGCAAATGGTGTGATTGGGCGGGACAATGGTTTGCCCTGGCGATTGCCTAAAGATTTAGCTTATTTTAAGCGGGTGACGATGGGGCATCCTATAGTCATGGGGCGCAAAACGTTCGATTCTATCGGGCGCCCTCTACCTGGCCGCACAAATATTGTGGTTACTCGCAACCCCACATGGCAGGCTGAAGGGGTAGACGTGTGTCACAGCCTTGAGGATGCATTGGTACTCGCGCGCGACGTTGCCACGCAAACTCAGGTAAAACAAATTATGGTAATTGGCGGTGCAGAATTTTATCGCCAAATGTTGCCGCAAGCAGACCGTCTCTATCTGACCGAAGTTCACGCTGACGTTGTTGGAGACGCCTATTTTCCAGAGTTCGACAGGAGTCGATGGCAACAGCTGAGCGCCGAACGGCACGAAGCGGATTCTGGAAACCCCTACGCGTATTCCTTTTTAGTCTTGGAGCGCCGGTGA
- a CDS encoding energy transducer TonB, giving the protein MSIVRLLSSLAPAALVTLGLLLLMHVLILRNMTEPEESKEFKIPEILMPEREITTEYDTSRPEKPQEPEEPPPELPEPEFDNPDVQMDISFAPQINTGGVQISGIGGFSSDGDYLPIVKVAPKYPARAANRGLEGYCTVEYTVTKTGETRDISVVDCPDSVFASASVKAAEKFKYKPKVIDGEPIEVPGVRNRFTFQMAKDK; this is encoded by the coding sequence ATGAGCATTGTTAGATTATTGTCTTCCCTGGCTCCTGCGGCACTGGTAACTCTTGGTCTGTTGCTGTTAATGCACGTATTGATTCTGCGCAACATGACCGAACCCGAAGAATCCAAAGAATTCAAAATTCCTGAAATTTTGATGCCTGAGCGGGAAATTACCACCGAGTACGACACCAGTCGGCCTGAGAAACCACAAGAGCCAGAAGAACCACCACCCGAGTTGCCCGAACCTGAATTCGACAACCCGGATGTACAAATGGATATTTCGTTCGCACCGCAGATTAACACTGGTGGTGTGCAGATTTCCGGTATTGGAGGCTTCTCCAGCGATGGTGACTATCTGCCTATCGTGAAAGTGGCGCCTAAGTACCCTGCGCGAGCGGCAAACCGTGGGTTGGAAGGATACTGCACGGTGGAATATACGGTTACTAAAACAGGCGAAACCCGCGATATTTCGGTTGTAGATTGCCCGGATAGCGTGTTTGCCAGTGCGTCGGTGAAAGCGGCTGAGAAATTTAAATACAAGCCTAAAGTTATTGATGGCGAGCCCATTGAAGTGCCAGGCGTGAGAAACCGCTTCACTTTCCAAATGGCCAAAGACAAGTAG
- a CDS encoding HAD family hydrolase — MADCPRTAIHPLRLLDTHLLSLAIFDLDNTLIGGDSDHAWGEFLVAEKIVDADTHSRTNDRFYEDYKRGTLDIHAYLRFALAPLKQYNMTELDELHQRFFAACIRPLWLPKAEALIASHRQQGHRLLVITATNRFITAPIVAALGIDDLLASDAEIVDNRYTGEPSGIPCFQQGKVARLKNWLAETGETLANSYFYSDSANDLPLLQVVDQPVAVDPDERLRAFAEQHQWPILSLR; from the coding sequence ATGGCAGATTGCCCTCGCACAGCCATCCACCCCCTCCGCCTTTTGGATACCCATCTCTTGAGTTTAGCAATATTTGACCTCGACAATACCCTGATTGGCGGCGACAGCGACCATGCCTGGGGCGAATTTCTGGTAGCTGAAAAAATCGTCGATGCCGACACACACAGCCGCACCAACGACCGATTCTACGAGGACTACAAGCGCGGCACTCTGGATATTCACGCCTATCTGCGATTTGCGCTTGCGCCCCTAAAACAGTACAACATGACTGAGCTGGACGAGTTGCACCAGCGCTTTTTTGCTGCCTGTATACGCCCGCTGTGGCTGCCCAAGGCCGAAGCGCTCATTGCAAGCCACCGCCAGCAAGGGCACCGGCTGCTGGTTATCACAGCCACTAACCGGTTTATCACCGCACCCATTGTTGCCGCTCTCGGAATAGACGATCTGCTGGCAAGCGATGCGGAAATTGTGGACAACCGCTACACCGGCGAGCCGAGCGGTATTCCCTGTTTTCAGCAAGGTAAAGTAGCGCGTTTGAAAAATTGGCTTGCCGAAACCGGGGAAACGCTGGCCAACAGTTATTTTTACAGCGATTCTGCCAACGACTTGCCCTTGCTCCAAGTTGTCGATCAGCCGGTTGCCGTCGACCCGGACGAACGCCTCCGTGCCTTCGCCGAACAGCACCAATGGCCAATTTTATCTTTGCGCTGA